A stretch of Desulfuromonas thiophila DNA encodes these proteins:
- a CDS encoding peptidase U32 family protein produces the protein MSESPAPFTELLAPAGSLEAFFAALEAGADAVYCGLKSFSARAKAKNFSFADLDAMTRYAHQQDRKLFVTLNTLVKQQELAELVDTLDAISAAGVDAVILQDLAVWRLARRYFPDLPLHASTQMTVHNSAGVKQLEAMGFERAVLARELTLAEIAQIRSQTSLQLEHFIHGALCFCFSGQCYFSSWLGGQSGNRGRCTQPCRRRYSYRNKPGYYFSPNDLSAIDLLPQLQQAGVCSFKIEGRMKSAEYVANVVAAYRQVLDAPPARRQQAIAEAREKLRDSFGRAPTKGFLSGAQPVDLATPARRGSTGRFLGEVSRAGGGKLSYHSKDVLRIGDRLRVQPRNDQVGKAFTVRELWQGNRLVKQLPIGPQTVSTPFRDAFRPGDAVFKVSSQQAFSLSDAACRRRLQQAPLQRWPLDLRIALTAGQLQLQAELPDLHVESSFAVETFNATDQPLSAAVLQPLFAQTDQAPFALRQLWADNLPPVAIAPKQLKQIRRDFYQQLQQQLEQQQHEQRQQRRRQALDDGVAAAAAGAGGCDFTVMVRDAREIRLLENRAIDRVLVPLTAAVLHRPWQPSPRQQQRLVWDLPFVCFDSDWDRLQKSVHHLVSAGFRAFRLNNLSHFRLFRQYDGLRLEAGYRLFSLNRQAVQAWQELGASSAELYVEDDQANMAALLRHSALPLRALVYSSIDLITSRIRIAGVRGDAPLLSDRDEGYRVRQRAGLTVLSSETDFSLAGQLAGLRQLGCAGFIADLSHLGAFSDTGRRVLDALAQDRALPGTAPFNYQAGME, from the coding sequence TTGTCTGAGTCCCCTGCCCCCTTTACCGAACTGCTGGCTCCGGCTGGCAGCCTGGAAGCCTTTTTTGCCGCCCTTGAAGCTGGCGCCGATGCTGTCTACTGTGGCCTGAAGAGCTTTTCCGCCCGCGCCAAGGCGAAGAATTTTTCCTTTGCCGATCTTGACGCCATGACGCGCTACGCCCACCAGCAGGACCGCAAGCTGTTCGTTACCCTCAACACGCTGGTCAAGCAGCAGGAACTGGCGGAACTGGTCGATACCCTCGATGCCATCAGTGCCGCCGGGGTCGATGCCGTGATTTTGCAGGATCTGGCGGTCTGGCGGCTGGCGCGGCGCTATTTCCCCGACTTGCCGCTGCACGCTTCCACCCAGATGACGGTGCACAACAGCGCCGGTGTCAAACAGCTCGAAGCCATGGGATTCGAGCGGGCGGTGTTGGCGCGGGAACTGACCCTGGCTGAAATCGCCCAGATCCGCAGTCAGACCAGTTTGCAGTTGGAACATTTCATTCACGGCGCGCTGTGCTTTTGCTTCTCCGGCCAGTGTTATTTTTCTTCCTGGCTGGGTGGCCAGAGCGGCAACCGGGGGCGCTGTACCCAGCCCTGTCGCCGGCGCTACAGTTACCGCAACAAGCCCGGCTACTACTTTTCACCCAATGACCTGTCGGCCATTGATCTGTTGCCGCAGCTGCAGCAGGCCGGGGTGTGCAGTTTCAAGATCGAGGGTCGCATGAAAAGCGCCGAGTATGTCGCCAACGTGGTGGCGGCCTACCGCCAGGTGCTGGATGCTCCGCCGGCCCGGCGGCAGCAGGCCATCGCCGAGGCGCGCGAGAAGCTGCGCGACTCCTTTGGCCGCGCGCCGACAAAGGGTTTTTTAAGTGGAGCCCAGCCGGTCGATCTGGCGACGCCGGCGCGGCGCGGTTCCACCGGCCGCTTTCTGGGCGAGGTCAGCCGGGCCGGCGGTGGCAAGCTCAGCTATCATAGTAAGGATGTGCTGCGCATCGGCGACCGGCTGCGGGTACAGCCGCGCAACGATCAGGTCGGCAAGGCATTCACCGTGCGCGAGCTGTGGCAGGGCAACCGGTTGGTCAAGCAGCTGCCGATTGGCCCGCAAACGGTGTCGACGCCGTTCCGGGATGCCTTCAGGCCGGGCGATGCCGTGTTCAAGGTGTCGTCACAGCAGGCTTTCTCCCTGAGCGATGCCGCCTGTCGCCGGCGTCTGCAGCAGGCGCCGCTGCAGCGTTGGCCGCTTGATTTGCGAATAGCTCTGACGGCGGGACAGTTGCAGCTGCAGGCTGAACTGCCGGATCTGCATGTTGAGTCCAGCTTTGCGGTAGAAACCTTCAATGCCACGGATCAGCCGTTAAGCGCCGCCGTGCTGCAGCCGTTGTTTGCCCAGACCGATCAGGCCCCTTTCGCTCTGCGTCAGCTGTGGGCGGATAACCTGCCGCCGGTGGCCATCGCCCCCAAACAGCTCAAACAGATCCGCCGCGATTTTTATCAACAGCTGCAGCAGCAACTCGAACAGCAGCAGCACGAGCAGCGCCAGCAGCGTCGCCGCCAGGCCCTGGATGATGGTGTCGCTGCGGCAGCGGCGGGGGCGGGAGGCTGTGATTTCACTGTCATGGTGCGCGATGCCCGCGAGATTCGTCTGCTGGAAAATCGTGCGATTGACCGGGTTCTGGTGCCCCTCACCGCTGCCGTGCTGCACCGACCCTGGCAGCCGTCGCCGCGGCAGCAGCAGCGGCTGGTATGGGATCTGCCCTTTGTCTGTTTCGATAGTGACTGGGATCGGCTGCAGAAGTCTGTTCATCATCTGGTCAGTGCCGGTTTTCGCGCCTTTCGGCTGAATAACCTCAGCCATTTCCGCCTGTTCCGCCAGTATGACGGCCTGCGCCTGGAGGCCGGCTATCGTCTGTTCAGCCTTAACCGTCAGGCCGTGCAGGCCTGGCAGGAGCTTGGCGCCAGCAGTGCGGAACTCTATGTCGAGGATGATCAGGCCAACATGGCGGCGTTGCTGCGCCACAGTGCCCTGCCCCTGCGGGCGTTGGTGTACAGCAGTATCGATCTGATCACCTCCCGCATCCGTATCGCGGGTGTGCGGGGTGACGCGCCATTGCTGTCTGACCGGGATGAAGGCTACCGCGTGCGCCAGCGCGCCGGCCTGACGGTACTCAGCAGCGAAACCGATTTCTCACTCGCCGGTCAGCTTGCCGGTCTGCGCCAGCTGGGTTGTGCCGGTTTCATTGCCGACCTGTCGCACCTGGGCGCCTTCAGCGACACGGGACGGCGTGTGCTTGACGCCCTGGCACAGGACCGCGCCCTGCCCGGTACCGCACCGTTCAACTATCAGGCTGGCATGGAATGA
- a CDS encoding pilus assembly PilX family protein — protein sequence MPTPSPLQNEKGSVLIFSLLVLLILTIAGISGLNTTDVEISTSLNSLVYKQNLYEAEGTATEGARWLRNLANDEGSLPGQTFTGLGLTAHDRMAKEDLKNELNTFRNPVNWTAPSADEPNTVAGTRPNTSYRIIDYGAGAGESLSLNNSTGGIKHDYVINGRYSSTSGARQGDVRIEKGLRIRVK from the coding sequence ATGCCAACGCCCTCCCCCCTTCAGAACGAAAAAGGCTCCGTGCTGATTTTTTCCCTGCTTGTTCTTCTCATCCTGACGATAGCCGGGATCAGTGGCCTCAACACAACCGATGTGGAAATTTCTACTTCTCTCAACAGCTTGGTCTACAAGCAGAATTTATACGAAGCAGAAGGAACCGCCACAGAGGGGGCTCGTTGGCTACGCAATTTAGCGAATGATGAAGGCTCTCTTCCAGGGCAAACGTTCACCGGGCTTGGCTTAACTGCCCATGATCGCATGGCTAAGGAAGATCTTAAAAACGAGCTGAATACTTTCCGCAACCCGGTTAACTGGACTGCCCCTTCCGCCGATGAACCCAATACCGTCGCCGGAACACGACCGAACACCAGCTACCGAATCATTGATTATGGTGCTGGAGCGGGAGAAAGTCTCTCCCTGAATAATTCAACAGGCGGTATCAAGCATGACTATGTCATCAATGGTCGTTATAGTTCTACCTCTGGCGCTCGCCAAGGCGATGTCAGAATCGAAAAAGGCCTGCGCATCCGGGTTAAATAA
- the groL gene encoding chaperonin GroEL (60 kDa chaperone family; promotes refolding of misfolded polypeptides especially under stressful conditions; forms two stacked rings of heptamers to form a barrel-shaped 14mer; ends can be capped by GroES; misfolded proteins enter the barrel where they are refolded when GroES binds), with protein sequence MSAKEIKFSEKARASILAGVNMLADTVKVTLGPKGRNVVIEKSFGAPLITKDGVTVAREIELEDKFQNMGAQLVKEVASKTSDIAGDGTTTATVLAQAIYREGVKLVSAGHNPMEIKRGIDKAVEAAVVALRDISKPIANHKEIAQVGTISANSDETIGNILAEAMDKVGKEGVITVEEAKSMETSLETVEGMQFDRGYLSPYFVTDAERMTVGMDDPLILIHDKKISSMRDLLPVLEPVAKQGRPLVIIAEDVDGEALATLVVNKLRGTLNVCAVKAPGFGDRRKAMLEDIAILTGGQVISEDLGFKLENATLDMLGRAKRVVVDKDNTTIVDGAGSEADIQSRVKVIRGQIEETSSEYDREKLQERLAKLVGGVAVVKVGAATETEMKEKKARVEDALHATRAAVEEGIVPGGGVALIRCIKAVEKVAVSGEQVFGVQIVKRALEEPLRQIASNAGLEGSIVVNNVASKEGAYGLNAATDEYVDLLEAGILDPTKVTRSALQNAASVAGLMLTTEACIAELPKDEAAPAMPGGMGGMGGMGGMM encoded by the coding sequence ATGTCTGCTAAAGAAATCAAGTTTTCTGAAAAAGCCCGCGCCAGCATCCTGGCCGGTGTCAATATGCTGGCCGATACCGTCAAGGTGACCCTCGGCCCCAAAGGCCGCAACGTCGTGATCGAGAAATCCTTTGGCGCACCGCTGATCACCAAGGACGGCGTGACCGTTGCGCGCGAGATCGAGCTGGAGGACAAGTTCCAGAACATGGGCGCCCAGCTGGTGAAGGAGGTTGCCTCCAAAACCTCCGATATCGCCGGTGATGGCACCACCACCGCCACGGTTTTGGCGCAGGCGATCTACCGCGAAGGCGTCAAGCTGGTCAGCGCTGGCCACAATCCGATGGAAATCAAGCGTGGTATTGACAAGGCCGTCGAGGCCGCCGTCGTTGCCCTGCGTGACATTTCCAAGCCCATCGCCAACCACAAGGAAATTGCCCAGGTCGGCACCATCTCGGCCAACAGTGACGAGACCATCGGCAATATCCTGGCCGAGGCCATGGACAAGGTTGGCAAGGAAGGCGTCATTACCGTCGAGGAAGCCAAGTCGATGGAAACCTCGCTGGAAACCGTCGAGGGCATGCAGTTCGATCGTGGCTATCTGTCGCCCTACTTTGTCACCGATGCCGAGCGCATGACGGTTGGCATGGACGATCCGCTGATCCTGATCCACGACAAGAAGATCAGCTCCATGCGTGATCTGCTGCCGGTGCTGGAGCCGGTGGCCAAGCAGGGCCGTCCGCTGGTGATCATCGCCGAGGATGTCGATGGCGAAGCACTGGCTACCCTGGTGGTCAACAAGCTGCGTGGTACCCTCAATGTTTGCGCTGTCAAGGCACCCGGCTTCGGCGACCGCCGCAAGGCCATGCTGGAAGACATCGCCATCCTCACCGGTGGCCAGGTGATCAGCGAGGATCTCGGCTTCAAGCTGGAGAACGCCACCCTCGACATGCTCGGCCGCGCCAAGCGTGTGGTGGTCGACAAGGATAACACCACCATCGTTGACGGTGCCGGCAGCGAGGCCGATATTCAGAGCCGCGTGAAGGTCATCCGTGGCCAGATCGAGGAGACCAGCAGCGAGTACGATCGCGAGAAGCTGCAGGAGCGTCTGGCCAAGCTGGTTGGTGGCGTGGCCGTGGTCAAGGTCGGCGCGGCAACCGAAACGGAAATGAAGGAGAAGAAGGCCCGCGTCGAGGACGCCCTCCATGCGACTCGCGCCGCCGTGGAAGAAGGCATTGTCCCTGGTGGTGGTGTTGCGCTGATCCGCTGCATCAAGGCGGTGGAGAAGGTTGCGGTTTCCGGTGAGCAGGTGTTTGGCGTGCAGATTGTTAAGCGCGCCCTGGAAGAGCCGCTGCGTCAGATCGCCAGCAACGCTGGTCTGGAAGGTTCCATCGTGGTCAACAACGTGGCTTCCAAGGAAGGTGCCTACGGCCTCAATGCCGCGACCGACGAGTATGTCGACCTGCTCGAAGCGGGTATTCTCGACCCGACCAAGGTGACCCGTAGCGCGCTGCAGAACGCCGCTTCCGTCGCCGGCCTGATGCTGACCACCGAGGCCTGCATCGCTGAGCTGCCCAAGGATGAAGCTGCACCGGCCATGCCGGGCGGTATGGGCGGCATGGGTGGTATGGGCGGCATGATGTAA
- the groES gene encoding co-chaperone GroES, producing the protein MNIRPLQDRIIVKCVAEETTTAGGIIIPDTASKEKPQQGEVIAVGKGKVTAEGKVLGMDVKVGDKVLFGKYAGTEIKVEGESFLMMREDDILGVVEK; encoded by the coding sequence ATGAACATCAGACCGCTGCAGGATCGTATCATCGTCAAATGTGTCGCAGAGGAAACCACCACGGCCGGTGGCATCATCATCCCCGATACCGCGTCGAAGGAAAAGCCGCAGCAGGGCGAAGTCATCGCCGTTGGCAAAGGCAAGGTCACCGCTGAAGGCAAGGTGCTCGGCATGGATGTCAAGGTGGGCGACAAGGTTCTGTTTGGCAAGTATGCCGGCACCGAGATCAAGGTGGAAGGCGAGAGCTTTCTGATGATGCGCGAGGACGATATCCTCGGCGTGGTCGAAAAATAA
- a CDS encoding type IV pilus modification PilV family protein, translated as MSRQKQAGFSLIEMLIGLTILAVGILAVVTMQVTSLRNNALSFSRTEAASVGQGMVEDLMARAFNDPLLQDTNGDGAGGLAETGNNADFSTALTVNNIAYQLSWNISTNDPVQNTLTLGLIVQWPYAGVQRTLTLTQIIGR; from the coding sequence ATGTCGCGTCAAAAACAGGCAGGATTTTCCCTGATCGAAATGCTCATCGGCCTGACCATTCTCGCCGTTGGCATTTTGGCTGTTGTCACTATGCAAGTGACCTCCCTGAGAAACAACGCGCTGTCGTTCAGCCGTACAGAGGCAGCCTCGGTCGGACAAGGCATGGTTGAAGACCTTATGGCACGTGCATTCAATGACCCTCTTCTGCAGGACACAAACGGCGATGGCGCCGGGGGCTTAGCTGAAACCGGCAATAATGCTGATTTTTCGACGGCTCTGACAGTAAACAATATTGCTTACCAGCTTTCCTGGAATATCAGCACCAATGATCCAGTCCAAAACACCCTGACCCTTGGCCTTATCGTTCAATGGCCTTACGCTGGTGTCCAGCGCACGCTGACCCTGACTCAAATTATCGGGAGATAA
- a CDS encoding PilC/PilY family type IV pilus protein: protein MKRIISLTILLTICLSAFSAVAGEIDISDRPMETKVQTAPPLVMFLMDDSGSMDWEMMTEEDDGLFDDDAYFYNPGDNLTNTGAGTVDSTERREWKSQWSGYNRIYYNPHSTYRPWPSTDTYSLADASTTTPRSNPISSSYTISLGNEFYAVSTGTSGEIIVDDPLTSSIANNTDYFEYSNTNSWWESGGGTTDEYGGHAKYTGSTGAWAEWTFTIPEADDYKVYAWWDDFSDRDPDARYTVNHSGGSTDYYKNQSNYSGDWNYLGTHSYTAGEYKIRVTRHDSDGSSTLADAIRLIPADAPSSTTVSIKISHYFTKDTDGNTYLVNLDPATSTRNYYRFEDHDTDNRVDDGELTEVADDEVPVSIKKAIYDSDGQITGYYTAEEDLQNFANWYSYFRRREFTAKAAIGQALKDFKGVKVGFYSINGNLEQSVLPVKLDMLQEAIDNQVIVDNADAGYSDTPSGNWVSRDNSSAYNNRARRTGASGTSTATFSLNITEAGEYNVYVYGACSSDGDRNAKISVNHSSGTNTYYINQDSDRTNLCDSWIPVGSHTFSEGTSHSITIERHSGSTGGSRTWADAVKLEKISASFVNIDRTNDLLDMLYAMNSNGSTPLRAGLDEVGKYYKGESNDIDSGNSPYSAEADGGACQKAFVIAMTDGYYNDSDTYAGNTDDDDTLYSGVSPYTDGHSNTLADIAMKYYYADLRTDLDNEVPVDSCDKARHQHMVTHAVSFGVKGSIDPNDLEPGSNPPKRYTDDPCFLNADAPTITWPSTSSDAGKIDDLFHAAINGRGLYFQADDPEQLVNALNEIVSDISLPASGASVSVNSNELQEGLVVYQTRYIANEWTGDVVAYPVDPYSGEIYKDEDDILWHAKDGLPAHADRNIVTYNGSGGAAFSYNSLTETQKGLLLFGDESGNTTLAQARLNYLRGDNSAINTYNFRYRTSNLGDVVHSAPTVAAGGQTIYFGANDGMLHAVDAETGEERFAFVPNSVFDNLKLLTERNYEHQFYVDLTPTAKKLDSRNAWLVGGLGKGGKGLYALKTYEADSSGNATIDANSYSSDTGISTIASMVKWEYAATANADNDLGYTFSKPAIVRSNDIDHPWLVIIGNGYSSTNETAVLYIFDLQSGALLRKISTLASGSNGLSEPAVVDVNGDFKADYAYAGDLNGNLWKFDLKSNVYTEWDVAYKDVDSNPAPLFTATAQPITSKPDVMHHPNRHGYMVIFGTGKFLGESDRTNVEIQSLYGIWDYGDDADDSEYLGAIANRTASATEATLGRNELKLLRQTVIDARTLDGSLYRTFSNNLPSTEDNPATTTIREDLDFWPTTNDAESGQNPNPSLYAGWFVDLRVQEDTDDDDDDDFYEGERVIKDILISNGRAFIVSFIPNSSPCSGGGYSFLYILNAATGGRLGTAQFDLGSGDDLIDHDDDQDTPGVAPTGKLYTGMLHEPTFVSTGGDKDEVYISSSTGEIIEEEVESERLGEVYWQVLN, encoded by the coding sequence ATGAAACGGATTATTTCTTTAACGATCCTGCTGACAATCTGCCTGTCCGCATTTTCGGCCGTGGCAGGCGAAATTGATATCAGTGACCGCCCCATGGAAACCAAGGTCCAGACAGCCCCCCCTCTCGTCATGTTCCTGATGGACGATTCAGGGAGTATGGACTGGGAGATGATGACCGAAGAAGATGATGGCTTATTCGATGATGACGCCTATTTCTACAATCCCGGCGACAACTTGACCAACACCGGCGCCGGCACAGTTGATTCAACAGAGCGGCGCGAATGGAAATCCCAGTGGTCGGGCTACAACCGCATTTACTACAATCCGCACAGCACCTATCGCCCCTGGCCCAGCACGGACACCTATAGTCTGGCCGATGCCAGCACCACCACCCCGCGCTCCAACCCGATTTCGAGCAGCTACACCATCAGCCTTGGAAATGAGTTTTATGCGGTTTCAACAGGCACCTCTGGTGAAATTATTGTCGATGACCCCTTGACGTCATCGATAGCCAACAATACCGACTATTTTGAATATTCCAATACCAACAGCTGGTGGGAATCCGGCGGCGGCACTACCGATGAGTACGGCGGTCATGCGAAATACACGGGCAGCACGGGCGCCTGGGCGGAATGGACATTCACTATTCCCGAAGCCGACGACTACAAAGTCTATGCTTGGTGGGATGATTTCAGTGATCGTGACCCCGATGCCCGCTACACGGTCAATCACAGTGGCGGTTCGACCGACTATTACAAAAACCAGAGCAATTATTCGGGCGACTGGAACTATCTGGGTACCCATAGCTACACCGCTGGCGAATACAAAATACGCGTCACGCGACATGACAGTGATGGCAGCAGCACCCTGGCCGATGCTATCCGACTGATTCCGGCCGATGCTCCGTCAAGCACAACGGTTTCAATCAAAATTTCGCACTATTTCACAAAAGACACTGACGGTAACACCTATCTGGTCAATCTTGATCCGGCAACCAGCACGCGCAACTACTATCGGTTCGAGGATCACGACACTGACAACCGGGTTGACGATGGCGAGCTGACAGAGGTTGCCGATGACGAGGTTCCCGTCTCCATCAAAAAAGCAATTTACGATTCCGACGGCCAGATTACCGGCTATTACACCGCCGAGGAGGATCTGCAAAACTTCGCCAACTGGTACAGCTATTTTCGCCGGCGCGAGTTTACCGCCAAGGCCGCCATCGGCCAGGCGCTGAAGGATTTCAAGGGTGTCAAGGTGGGCTTTTATTCCATCAACGGCAATCTGGAGCAGTCTGTCCTGCCGGTCAAACTGGATATGCTGCAAGAAGCCATCGACAACCAGGTTATCGTTGACAATGCCGATGCAGGCTACAGCGACACGCCATCAGGAAACTGGGTCTCGCGGGACAACTCTTCTGCCTACAACAACAGGGCCAGGAGAACGGGGGCATCTGGGACATCAACAGCCACCTTCTCCCTGAATATTACAGAAGCTGGTGAATATAACGTTTACGTTTATGGAGCCTGCAGTTCCGATGGCGACAGAAACGCCAAGATTTCCGTCAATCACAGCTCTGGAACCAACACCTATTATATCAATCAAGACAGCGATCGGACAAACCTGTGTGATTCCTGGATTCCTGTTGGTTCGCATACCTTTTCTGAAGGAACCAGCCACAGCATCACGATAGAAAGACACTCCGGCAGCACAGGAGGCAGCAGAACCTGGGCGGATGCCGTTAAACTGGAAAAAATCTCCGCCAGCTTTGTCAATATCGACCGAACCAACGACCTGCTCGACATGCTGTACGCTATGAACTCCAACGGCAGCACTCCATTGCGTGCCGGCCTGGATGAAGTAGGGAAATACTACAAAGGCGAAAGCAACGACATTGACAGCGGCAATTCGCCCTATTCAGCTGAAGCTGACGGCGGCGCCTGCCAGAAGGCTTTTGTCATTGCCATGACTGACGGTTACTATAACGACAGTGACACCTACGCCGGCAACACGGATGATGACGATACGCTGTATTCCGGCGTTTCCCCCTATACGGATGGTCACTCCAACACCCTGGCGGACATCGCCATGAAATATTACTACGCTGATCTACGCACCGATCTGGATAACGAGGTTCCCGTTGACTCCTGCGACAAAGCACGTCATCAACACATGGTCACCCATGCGGTTTCCTTTGGCGTCAAGGGTTCGATTGATCCCAACGACCTCGAACCCGGCTCAAACCCGCCCAAAAGATATACCGATGACCCCTGCTTCCTCAATGCGGACGCACCGACGATCACCTGGCCCAGCACCTCCAGTGATGCCGGCAAAATCGACGATCTGTTCCACGCCGCCATTAATGGCCGGGGACTGTATTTCCAAGCCGACGACCCAGAGCAGTTGGTCAACGCCCTTAACGAAATCGTCTCTGATATTTCCTTGCCAGCATCAGGCGCTTCCGTTTCGGTCAACAGCAATGAATTACAGGAAGGACTGGTCGTCTACCAGACGCGCTATATCGCCAACGAATGGACCGGTGATGTTGTGGCTTATCCGGTCGATCCGTATTCCGGTGAAATCTACAAGGACGAGGATGATATCCTCTGGCATGCCAAGGATGGCCTCCCCGCCCATGCCGACCGCAATATCGTCACCTACAATGGCAGCGGCGGCGCGGCCTTCAGCTACAACAGTCTGACGGAAACCCAAAAAGGGCTGTTGCTGTTCGGGGATGAAAGCGGCAATACCACCCTGGCGCAGGCGCGTCTTAACTACCTGCGCGGCGATAACAGTGCCATCAATACCTACAACTTCCGCTACCGCACCAGCAATCTCGGCGACGTGGTGCATTCGGCGCCAACCGTTGCTGCCGGTGGTCAAACCATCTACTTCGGTGCCAACGATGGCATGCTGCATGCCGTTGACGCGGAAACCGGCGAAGAACGTTTTGCCTTTGTGCCCAACAGCGTTTTTGACAATCTGAAGTTGCTCACCGAACGCAACTACGAGCATCAGTTTTATGTCGACCTGACACCGACCGCCAAAAAGCTCGATTCACGTAACGCCTGGCTGGTAGGCGGGCTGGGCAAGGGCGGCAAAGGGCTTTACGCATTGAAAACCTATGAAGCTGACAGCAGCGGCAATGCCACCATCGACGCCAACAGCTACAGTAGCGATACCGGCATCAGCACCATTGCCAGCATGGTGAAATGGGAATATGCCGCGACAGCTAACGCCGATAATGATTTGGGTTACACCTTCAGCAAACCCGCCATTGTACGCAGCAACGATATTGATCATCCTTGGCTGGTCATCATCGGAAACGGCTACAGCAGCACCAATGAAACGGCTGTTCTTTATATCTTCGACCTGCAAAGTGGCGCCCTGCTGCGTAAAATTTCAACCCTGGCCAGCGGTTCCAACGGCCTTTCCGAGCCTGCCGTCGTCGATGTCAACGGCGACTTCAAGGCCGATTACGCCTATGCTGGCGACCTGAACGGCAATCTGTGGAAATTCGATCTGAAGTCGAATGTCTATACGGAATGGGATGTCGCCTACAAAGATGTGGACTCTAATCCTGCACCTCTGTTCACCGCAACGGCTCAACCCATCACATCCAAACCGGACGTGATGCACCATCCGAACCGTCATGGCTACATGGTCATCTTCGGCACAGGGAAATTCCTTGGCGAGTCCGATCGAACCAATGTCGAAATTCAATCCCTCTACGGCATCTGGGACTACGGCGATGACGCCGACGACAGCGAATATCTGGGCGCCATCGCCAACCGCACAGCCTCCGCCACCGAAGCGACCCTGGGCCGCAACGAGTTAAAACTCCTGCGTCAGACCGTGATTGATGCCCGCACCCTGGATGGTTCTTTGTATCGAACATTCTCGAATAATCTGCCGTCAACAGAGGATAACCCCGCAACAACAACGATTCGGGAAGATCTTGATTTCTGGCCAACCACAAATGACGCTGAAAGCGGTCAAAACCCCAACCCCTCCCTCTATGCCGGCTGGTTTGTCGATCTGCGGGTGCAGGAAGACACCGACGATGATGACGATGATGATTTTTATGAGGGCGAGCGCGTTATCAAAGACATTCTGATCAGCAATGGCCGAGCATTTATCGTCTCGTTCATTCCCAACAGCTCACCCTGCTCCGGAGGTGGCTATTCGTTCCTCTATATCCTCAATGCTGCAACAGGTGGCCGTCTGGGTACGGCACAGTTTGATCTCGGCAGCGGCGACGACCTCATTGATCACGATGACGATCAGGACACTCCCGGCGTCGCCCCTACCGGCAAGCTTTACACCGGCATGCTGCACGAGCCAACGTTCGTCTCCACCGGAGGTGACAAAGACGAGGTCTACATTAGCTCATCGACGGGTGAAATTATTGAGGAAGAAGTAGAATCCGAACGACTCGGTGAAGTTTACTGGCAGGTTCTCAACTAA